The Streptomyces taklimakanensis nucleotide sequence GTCGGTGTCGTCAAGCCCGTCCGGCGCCGCACACCCCCCGAACACGGAAGTCTGCGGCGCCGGACTCCGTCGAGCTCGGGTGCGACCGACCGACGGCAGGCGACGACGGTGCGGTGCGCCCCGGTGGCCTCAGACGTTGACGCCGAAGTCCTGCGCGATGCCGCGCAGGCCCGAGGCGTAGCCCTGGCCGATGGCCCGGAACTTCCACTCGGAACCGTGGCGGTAGAGCTCGCCGAAGACCATCGCCGTCTCGGTGGAGGCGTCCTCGGTGAGGTCGTAGCGGGCCAGCTCCCGGCCGTCGGCCTGGTTCACCACCCGGATGTAGGCGTTGCGGACCTGGCCGAAGCTCTGCTGACGGGCCTCGGCCTCGTAGATCGACACCGGGAACACGATCTTGGCGACGTCCGCCGGCACCCCGGCGAGGTTCACCTTGATGACCTCGTCGTCGCCGTCGCCCTCACCGGTGAGGTTGTCGCCGGTGTGCTCCACGGAGCCGTCGGGGCTGGTGAGGTTGTTGAAGAAGACGAAGTTCCGGTCGTCGGCGACCTTCCCCTCGGTGTTGGTCAGCAGCGCGCTGGCGTCCAGGTCGAATTCCGCGCCCGTGGTGGTGCGGGCGTCCCAGCCCAGACCGACCATGACGGCGGTCAGGTTGGGGGCTTCCTTGGTCAGCGAGACGTTGCCGCCCTTGCTGAGGCTGACTCCCACGAGTCCTCCCGGTGGTTCCATGAGAGCACGGTGTGCCCCCAAATGCGTGTGCTGTGGACAACGAGCCGATCCTAGTGATCGGTTCCCTCCCCCCGTAGGGGCTCGTACCCGTGCGCCTACAGGTTCTCCAGCGCCTTGGCGTACTCGTTCAGGTCCCGCGCGTCGGGCAGCGCGTTGACGACGCTCCAGCGCACCACGCCCTCCTTGTCGATGACGAAGGTGCCGCGCAGGGCACAGCCCTTCTCCTCGTCCAGGACGCCGTACGCGCGCGCGGCGGCCCCGTGCGGCCAGAAGTCCGACAGCAGCGGGTAGTCCAACCCCTCCTGTTCGGCGAAGACGCGCAGCGTGAACGGCGAGTCACAGGAGACGGCCAGGAGCTGGACGTCGTCGTTGACGAAGCGGGGCAGCTCGTCGCGCAGGGCGCACAGCTCACCGGTGCACACACCGGTGAAGGCGAAGGGGTAGAAGAGCAGGACGACGTTCTTGCGTCCGCGGAAGTCGGCGAGCCGGACGGTCTCGCCGTGCTGGTTCCTCAGCTCGAAATCCGGGGCTTCGGTACCGGCCTCGATCGCCATGGGGCTTCCCTTCGGTAGGTGACGGCCCCACCCTACGCAGCGAGCCCCCGCGCGGTGTGTCCGCGCGGGGGCTCGGGGTCTGGGGCGCCGTCCCGGGCCCGCGGGGCGGGCCGACCGGACCGTGGGCCGACCGGTTCGGTCGGCGGTCCGGTTCCGGGCACGGTGCCCGCGGTTCAGCGCTTGCCGGTACGGGCGGTCTTCGGGGTGACCAGGCGGCTGCCGGTCCAGTCCTTGCCGGCGTTGACGGTGCTGGTCTGGGCCAGGCCGGCGGTCTGGGCGGCCTCGCCGATCTCGCTCGGCTCGACGTACCCGTCACGGCCGGTCTTCGGCGTCATCAGCCAGACCGGGGCTCCGTCCTCGATCAACGTGATGGCGTCCACCAGCGCGTCCGTCAGGTCGCCGTCGTCCTCGCGGAACCACAGGACCACGGCGTCGGCCATGTCGTCGTAGTCTTCGCCGACGAGCTCCTGGCCCGTGATGGCCTCGATTCCCTCACGGAGTGCCTGCTCGGCGTCGTCGTCGTAACCGAGCTCCTGGACCACCTGCCCGGGCTGGAAACCCAGCCTCGCGGCAGGGTTGGTCCGCTCCTCCGCGTGGTCCGCGGTCGCGCTCACGGATTGCCTCCTGTCATCTTTCGAAAAGTAGTGGGTGCTCCCGCGCGGACGCGCGGGGCATGGGGCGTAGTCCACACGGGCCGGACCGATCGCGCAAGTACCCGGCCGTCGGGGCCGCCCAAACGTTGACGTGTCGCCGCGCACCACCTGAACCAGCATGACGCGCCGGACGGCCGTACGCCTATTTTGCCCCATTGAATGACGAATAGGGGAGGAGTCGAACGGCCGTGCGTGGACCACCGGCGGCGGGGGCGTAGGGTTGCCGTTCGGCCGCCTCACGCCCCGGCCGCACCGGCCCGGGCACCCGGGCGTCTCACCGAGTGGGGTTACCGCTCGGTAGAGATGACGTATCCGCCCCAGCGGTACACGATGGGAGACGGCGCGACATCCCTGCAGAGCAAGACCGAACAAGCGAAGGAACAGCGTGGCTTCCGGATCCGATCGCAACCCGATCATCATTGGTGGCCTTCCCAGCCAGGTCCCGGACTTCGATCCCGAGGAGACCCGGGAATGGCTCGACTCGCTCGACGCGGCCGTCGACGAGCGAGGCCGGGAACGTGCCCGCTACCTGATGCTCCGCCTCATCGAGCGTGCCCGCGAGAAGCGTGTGGCCGTGCCGGAGATGCGCAGCACGGACTACGTCAACACCATCGCGACCAAGGACGAGCCGTTCTTCCCCGGGAACGAGGAGATCGAACGCAAGATCCTGAACGCGACCCGCTGGAACGCGGCCGTGATGGTCTCCCGCGCCCAGCGGCCGGGCATCGGAGTGGGCGGCCACATCGCCACCTTCGCCTCCTCCGCCTCGCTGTACGACGTGGGTTTCAACCACTTCTTCCGCGGCAAGGACCGCGGTGACGGCGGGGACCAGGTCTTCTTCCAGGGACACGCCTCCCCCGGCATCTACGCCCGCGCCTTCCTGCTGGACCGGCTCACCGAGACCCAGCTCGACGGCTTCCGCCAGGAGAAGTCGAAGTACCCCGACGGTCTGTCCAGCTACCCGCACCCGCGGTCGATGCCCGACTTCTGGGAGTTCCCGACGGTCTCCATGGGCCTCGGCCCGATCGGCGCGATCTACCAGGCGCGGATGAACCGCTACATGCAGGCGCGCGGGATCGCGGACACCTCCAACTGCCACGTGTGGGCCTTCCTCGGCGACGGCGAGATGGACGAGCCGGAGTCGCTGGGCCAGCTCTCCCTGGCGGCCCGCGAGGGGCTGGACAACCTGACCTTCGTGGTCAACTGCAACCTCCAGCGGCTCGACGGTCCGGTGCGCGGCAACGGCAAGATCATTCAGGAGCTGGAGTCGTACTTCCGCGGCGCCGGCTGGAACGTGATCAAGCTCATCTGGGACCGCTCCTGGGACCCGCTGCTCGCGCAGGACCGCGACGGCGTGCTGGTCAACAAGCTGAACACCACTCCCGACGGCCAGTTCCAGACGTACGCCACCGAGACCGGCGCGTACATCCGCGAGCACTTCTTCGGCGGCGACCACCGGCTGCGGAAGATGGTCGAGAACATGACCGACGAGCAGATCCTGCACCTGGGGCGCGGCGGTCACGACCACCGCAAGGTGTACGCGGCCTACAAGGCGGCCCGGGAGCACAAGGGTCAGCCGACG carries:
- a CDS encoding TerD family protein, whose amino-acid sequence is MGVSLSKGGNVSLTKEAPNLTAVMVGLGWDARTTTGAEFDLDASALLTNTEGKVADDRNFVFFNNLTSPDGSVEHTGDNLTGEGDGDDEVIKVNLAGVPADVAKIVFPVSIYEAEARQQSFGQVRNAYIRVVNQADGRELARYDLTEDASTETAMVFGELYRHGSEWKFRAIGQGYASGLRGIAQDFGVNV
- a CDS encoding peroxiredoxin — translated: MAIEAGTEAPDFELRNQHGETVRLADFRGRKNVVLLFYPFAFTGVCTGELCALRDELPRFVNDDVQLLAVSCDSPFTLRVFAEQEGLDYPLLSDFWPHGAAARAYGVLDEEKGCALRGTFVIDKEGVVRWSVVNALPDARDLNEYAKALENL
- a CDS encoding DUF3052 family protein, which encodes MSATADHAEERTNPAARLGFQPGQVVQELGYDDDAEQALREGIEAITGQELVGEDYDDMADAVVLWFREDDGDLTDALVDAITLIEDGAPVWLMTPKTGRDGYVEPSEIGEAAQTAGLAQTSTVNAGKDWTGSRLVTPKTARTGKR